A stretch of Phoenix dactylifera cultivar Barhee BC4 chromosome 16, palm_55x_up_171113_PBpolish2nd_filt_p, whole genome shotgun sequence DNA encodes these proteins:
- the LOC103717919 gene encoding LRR receptor-like serine/threonine-protein kinase GHR1 has product MGLFRRLLVVFLVVIPSLAQLPSQDIISLLEFKKGITHDPTGYISDSWSEVSIDFNGCPSSWNGIVCNGGNVAAVVLDNHSLSGTADLAVLANLTMLVKLSMVNNNLSGRLPDNVAEFKSLKYLDISNNAFSGELPQDLGKVRSLLNLSLAWNNFSGPLPDSIGGLASMQSLDLSHNYLSGPLPLSLKSLRNLVSLNLSYNAFTEKILTGLERMSNLESLDLSWNQLDGGIDWNFLMDSSIVHVDFSGNLLTSSNPKELKFLSDISDTVNYLNLSNNRLTGSLIEGVELSTFGRLKVLDLSYNQLSGELPGFNYVYDLEVLRLGNNGFFGFLPSGLLKGDSLVLSELDLSANNLSGHINMITSTTLRVLNLSSNAISGELPLLTGTCTVLDLSKNQFTGNLSVIAKWTDDLEYIDLSENQLMGPIPEAASQFLQLNYLNLSHNALMNTIPEVLAQYPKLSVLDLSFNQFSGPILTDLLKSATVQELYLQNNLLASSIIFSPSSSKKSNLRVLDISGNHFNGSFPDDFGSLTGLQVLDVSANKFSGSLPPAVTKLISLTALDISLNDFTGPLPATLPGTLVKFNASYNDLSGIVPANLRKFPDSSFHPGNSRLQFPGGPPGAGSAPSGSPGHKAIRPFVKAAVIAACVLALVILILLAILLHYKRISRKSQSERVSDKNAQRRTLPDTTGTKGREAGGALVVSAEDLIAPRKGTSSEIISPEEKMAAVSGYSPPSKNSHFSWSPDSGDTYPQENLGRLDVRSPDRLAGDLHFLDETITLTPEELSRAPAEVLGRSSHGTSYRATLDNGVFLTVKWLREGVAKPKKEFTKEAKKFANIRHPNVVGLRGYYWGPTQHEKLILSDYISPGSLASFLYDRPGRRGPPLTWAQRLKIAVDVARGLNYLHFDRAIPHGNLKATNILLDGLDLNARVADYCLHRLMTQSGTIEQILDAGVLGYRAPELAASKKPSPSFKSDVYAFGVVLLELLTGRCAGDVVSGEEGGVDLTDWVRLRVAGGRGSDCFDPAMAPDIANPEAAKGMKEMLGIALRCIRPVSERPGIKSVYEDLSSI; this is encoded by the exons ATGGGGTTGTTTAGAAGATTATTGGTGGTATTTCTTGTTGTAATCCCTTCCTTAGCTCAGCTCCCCTCGCAAGATATCATATCCCTCCTTGAGTTCAAGAAGGGGATCACCCATGACCCTACTGGCTACATCTCAGACTCGTGGAGTGAGGTGTCTATTGACTTTAATGGCTGCCCTTCATCTTGGAATGGCATTGTGTGCAATGGTGGAAATGTGGCAGCTGTTGTCCTCGACAACCACAGCCTCTCTGGCACTGCTGATCTTGCTGTGCTTGCCAACCTAACAATGCTTGTTAAGCTCTCGATGGTCAATAATAACCTCTCTGGGAGATTGCCGGACAATGTGGCTGAGTTCAAGAGCTTGAAATATCTGGATATCTCCAACAATGCATTCTCCGGGGAGCTGCCTCAAGATCTTGGGAAGGTTCGGAGCTTGCTGAACCTGTCATTGGCCTGGAACAACTTCTCTGGGCCATTGCCTGACTCTATTGGGGGGCTTGCCTCGATGCAGTCCCTGGATTTGAGCCACAACTATCTGTCTGGCCCCTTGCCCTTGTCATTGAAGAGTCTTAGGAACTTGGTCTCATTGAATCTCTCGTACAATGCTTTCACAGAGAAGATACTGACTGGGTTGGAAAGGATGAGTAATCTGGAGTCATTAGACCTGAGCTGGAACCAATTGGATGGTGGCATTGATTGGAATTTTCTCATGGACTCAAGCATTGTTCATGTCGATTTTAGTGGGAATTTGCTCACCAGTTCAAACCCAAAGGAGCTAAAGTTCTTGTCTGATATCTCGGATACAGTTAATTATTTGAATCTGAGCAACAACCGACTAACTGGGTCGCTGATTGAAGGAGTTGAGTTGTCTACTTTTGGGCGTTTGAAGGTGTTGGACTTAAGTTATAATCAGTTATCAGGGGAGCTGCCAGGCTTTAATTATGTTTATGATCTTGAGGTTCTAAGGCTAGGAAACAATGGCTTTTTTGGATTCTTACCAAGTGGTCTTCTGAAGGGGGATTCTCTTGTTTTAAGTGAACTAGATTTGAGTGCAAACAATCTGTCAG GACATATTAATATGATCACATCAACAACTTTGCGTGTCCTTAATCTTTCCTCTAATGCTATTTCTGGGGAACTTCCGTTGCTGACAGGAACCTGCACAGTTCTAGACCTATCAAAGAATCAGTTCACTGGAAATTTGTCTGTGATTGCAAAATGGACAGATGACCTTGAATATATTGATCTAAGTGAGAATCAGTTGATGGGACCCATTCCGGAGGCAGCCTCACAGTTTTTACAGCTTAATTACCTCAATCTCTCCCATAATGCTCTCATGAACACCATCCCAGAAGTTCTTGCTCAGTACCCCAAGCTCTCTGTTCTTGATCTCAGTTTTAACCAGTTCAGCGGTCCTATTTTAACCGACTTGTTGAAGTCCGCCACAGTGCAAGAGCTTTATCTTCAAAATAACTTACTTGCAAGTAGCATAATTTTCTCTCCATCTTCATCGAAGAAGTCCAACCTTCGTGTGCTTGATATTTCTGGCAACCATTTCAATGGCAGTTTTCCGGATGATTTTGGCTCCTTGACTGGTCTGCAAGTGCTTGATGTTTCTGCAAATAAGTTCTCCGGTTCTCTGCCACCAGCTGTTACTAAACTAATTTCCCTTACTGCCCTCGACATATCCCTCAATGACTTCACGGGCCCATTGCCTGCAACATTACCTGGCACCCTTGTAAAATTCAATGCCTCTTACAATGATCTATCTGGAATTGTCCCAGCAAACCTGAGAAAGTTCCCAGATTCTTCTTTTCATCCAGGAAATTCTAGGTTGCAATTTCCAGGAGGCCCACCTGGAGCTGGCAGTGCTCCATCTGGAAGTCCTGGGCACAAGGCAATCAGACCTTTTGTCAAGGCTGCAGTTATAGCAGCTTGTGTTCTGGCTTTGGTGATTTTAATCCTTTTAGCAATTCTTTTGCATTACAAGAGGATTTCAAGGAAATCTCAGTCAGAAAGGGTTTCAGATAAAAATGCTCAGAGGAGGACCTTGCCAGATACTACAGGGACCAAAGGCAGGGAAGCTGGTGGTGCATTGGTGGTGTCAGCTGAAGATCTTATAGCTCCCCGGAAAGGTACTTCATCTGAGATAATTAGCCCAGAAGAGAAAATGGCTGCTGTCTCTGGCTATTCACCACCATCCAAGAATAGCCACTTCTCATGGTCACCAGATTCGGGGGATACATATCCACAGGAAAATCTGGGAAGGTTGGATGTCAGGTCACCGGATCGGTTGGCAGGAGATTTACATTTCTTGGATGAGACAATCACACTGACACCAGAAGAATTATCAAGGGCACCAGCAGAAGTATTGGGAAGGAGCAGCCATGGGACTTCTTACAGGGCGACACTCGATAACGGGGTGTTCTTGACAGTGAAGTGGCTCAGAGAAGGTGTGGCAAAGCCAAAGAAAGAATTTACTAAAGAGGCAAAGAAATTTGCAAATATCAGGCACCCTAATGTTGTGGGGTTGCGAGGTTACTATTGGGGCCCCACACAGCATGAGAAGCTTATCTTATCAGATTACATCTCACCTGGAAGTCTTGCTAGTTTTCTTTATG ATCGACCTGGAAGGAGAGGCCCGCCATTAACCTGGGCCCAGCGGCTTAAAATAGCTGTTGATGTTGCACGTGGCCTAAACTATCTCCATTTCGACCGAGCTATTCCCCATGGCAACCTCAAAGCCACCAACATACTACTGGATGGCCTCGACCTCAATGCTCGTGTCGCGGACTACTGCCTGCACCGCCTGATGACCCAATCGGGGACCATCGAGCAGATCCTCGACGCCGGCGTGTTGGGCTACCGTGCCCCGGAGCTGGCAGCATCCAAGAAGCCATCCCCATCCTTCAAGTCGGACGTGTATGCCTTTGGGGTGGTGCTGCTGGAACTCCTGACCGGCAGGTGCGCCGGGGACGTCGTCTCAGGGGAGGAGGGAGGTGTTGATCTTACCGACTGGGTGAGGCTGAGGGTGGCCGGAGGTCGAGGGTCGGATTGCTTCGATCCAGCCATGGCCCCTGACATAGCGAATCCAGAAGCTGCTAAGGGCATGAAGGAAATGCTAGGGATAGCTTTAAGATGTATTCGCCCGGTTTCAGAGAGACCAGGTATCAAGTCTGTCTATGAGGATCTTTCATCcatataa